CTTCAGGTGCATCATCCTGAGCGTGTGGCTTTTGTTACGCAAACCACTTTATCAATTGATGATACTGCAAAAGTGATTGATGCTTTACGGGCGAAATTTCCTGAGATTCAAGGACCACGTAAGGATGATATTTGTTATGCGACACAGAACCGTCAAGATGCGGTGCGTGATTTAGCAACCCAATGCGATGTGGTGTTGGTGGTCGGTTCACCAAATTCATCGAATTCGAACCGTTTACGAGAATTGGCTGAGCGAATGGGTAAAGCCGCTTATTTGGTCGATAATGCCGATGAGCTTCAACAAGCATGGTTTGAAAATATCGCCAAAGTTGGCGTTACAGCGGGTGCATCTGCGCCTGAAATTTTAATTAAACAAGTAATTCAACGATTGCAAGATTGGGGGGCAACACCACCGCAAGAGCTTGCTGGAACGGAAGAAAATATTACCTTTAGTTTGCCAAAAGAGTTACGTATTGCGGTAACTCAAGCCTAAAAGGTGGATTGGTTAACATTCTAATTTTATTGAAAAATTGACAGATGATTGTAAATTGGCAATCATCTGTTTTTTTATGCCTTTTATCCTGTATTGTGCTGATTGTGTAAAGAATTAGAATATGATTTTAAATAGGGTAAAGTTTTGTTGCCTTGGGGAGGGAGTATGCAAAATAAACATAAAGGGTTCACCTTAATTGAGCTGATGGTGACGATTGCTATTATGGCAATTATCGCGATGATGGCTGCTCCTTCTTTTGGGGATATGTTACAGCGCCAAAATTTAAATAAAAGTACAAAAGAATTGGTTGCTACTTTAAATCAGGCAAGGGCAAAAGCTGCTTTAGAGCGCAGAGAAATTACAGTTGAATTATTGTCTGCGGATGAAAATACTGACGATACGTTGAATTGGATGCCAGTCGGTAAGTCGAGTTTAAAAAGTGGTCGTGCGACAGAAATAGTTTTTATGCCGACAGGCCTAGTGAGAGATCCAGCAGCAAATCAAATCATTGCTACAGATACGAGTTTTGAAATTTGTGATGCATCTTCTGATCCTAAATATTCCAGAGTGGTCACGATATCTAAAATGGGGACGATCCAGCAGATCGTTGAAGGGGATTGTTCATGATAACTATAAAAAAGCAAGCCGGTGTTGGGTTAATAGAAGTATTGGTTGCCTTGCTGATTCTTGCGGTTGGGGTGCTTGGTTTTGTAGCGTTGCAATATCGAGCAATTGAGGCATCGAGTGAGGGGGCTAACCGTGTACAAGCAATTAATTTGGCAAGAGATTTAGCTGAAAAAATTCGTGTTAATCGTGAGCAGTTGGGCGCGTATGCTACGGCTGTTGCGGGAAATGCAACCAATATCACCAATCCGAACTGTTACACAGCATTTTGTACGCCAACACAAATGGCGCGTTTTGATGCAGCACTTACAAATTTGTCTGCTCAACGGGTAGGGATGACAGTCAATATGTTTACTTGCCCAGAAGTGAGCAATGGTCGAAGATGCATTTATGTGGCATGGGGCGATACAGCTGCAACCAATGCGGATGGTTTAAATAACTGTACCACAGCAGGTGCTTACCGTGATGAATCAACCTGCGTTGTCATGGAGGCCTACTAATGAAAATACAAAAAGGCTTTACACTGATTGAACTCATGATTGCACTAGCTCTTGGGCTTATTGTAGTTGCAGCAGCAGCAATGTTGTTTTTGACAGGGGTGAAAAGTAGTCAAGTACAACAAGGAATGGCGGACTTACAAGACAATGCAAATTTTGGTCTTAACTATATCACTCAGGATCTTAGATTGGCCAATTTAGATACTGTTGAAGCTGCAATGAATGATGCCTTACTTCATGGAGGTGTTGTTTTGAGTCAATCCAATCTACCCACAGGAATTCGAGCAAATGTGAATGCTACTTTACTAAGCCGAAGTAATGGTGATGCAGTGGGTAGCGATGATGAATGGACTGGTGCATCGAATGTAACTCAAAACAGTGATCAACTTGTAATTCAGTATAAGCCTGCACAAACAGGTGGTTTTGATTGTGAAGGGCGTGAAATCACGACAGTAGATCGGATGATTATTCAGCGTTATTTTTTGCGGGCAGATGCAAATGCGGGAGCTGGGGAAGCGAATCCTTTAGCTTTAGCATGTGATGCTGGTAACTATAGTGACACCAATCTTGCTCGCTATGGAGATGCTGGTGAAATCATTATGAAACGCGTTGATCATTTTCGTGTATTGCTGAATGTGAGTAATGCTGTTGGTAACCGTCGGTATATCGGTATCCACGAATATATGGCATTGACAGGGACTAAACCGCGTATTTTAGGAGTGAGTTTAGGCGTGCTCGCACGCTCAGGCCAGTCTACGGGCCAAGATGTGTCGACAGCACAAAACAATGCTTTTGTCGTGTTGGATCAAAATGTAACAATTGGAGCCAATGGTAATCCACAGGGTTTTATTCGTCAGGTCGTAACTCAAGAGGTTGCAATACGTAATGCGTTAGGGGAGAGAGACTGATGATTAGACAACAACATGGCTCGACACTCATCGTCGTATTAATCCTTTTATTGGCGATCACTATTATTGGTACATTGGCTATTCGTCAAAGTATGGTGTCATTAAATATTGCAACCAATAGCCAAGCTCAACAACTCATGATTCAAAACTCTGATGCTGCAACGTTTAACGTTGAAGACACAAATAATTTATTACGCAGTTTAGCAGCCGATGGCATGTTTGGGTTTATTAGAGGTCCTGAAAACAAAGGTAAAGAGTTAGTGTTTTGTTATAGAGGCAGCCGAGCTCAATTCTTTACTTTGTCGCAAGCGAGCATGGTCTATGTGAATGACAGTGGCAATATCGTGAATACGGATCAAGGAGTAAGTGGCTTCTGTCGAACAGGTGCGAATAATGCAAACTTTTTTACCAGCGAACGTAGAGCTGTCATGACTCAAGTATCTGTCAGTTTTACAAATTCGGTATCATCTACGCCATTCCAAGACTCAGTTCGTGGCACAGATGAAGAACTGTCTAAAATTCAAAAAACAGATCGAGTGATTGTGAACACGACTTCACTGATGCCTACACTTACTTCAGCAGATACAGATGATATTGATGACTGTTTAGATAGTCATATTAGTAATAGTTCGACGAATGGTGTAGCAAATTGTCTATCGGATTTAAATGTACCTTTTACTACACATGTCACTGAATATACGTTAGGTCAGGCATTTCTTTAAGGGTGAATGAAATGAAAATTAAAAAGAAAGAACAACTTGTAGCTCATCCTTTAAAGAAAGCATTGGCTGTGAGCCTATCAGCGCTTATGACAGGATTTGTGTTTAGTGCAACTGCTTCGTATGCGAGTGATATTGAGATTTATCAACAAGCACGCTCAGGAAATATCTCTTTGATGTTTGT
This DNA window, taken from Acinetobacter sp. WCHA55, encodes the following:
- a CDS encoding pilus assembly protein PilX, whose protein sequence is MIRQQHGSTLIVVLILLLAITIIGTLAIRQSMVSLNIATNSQAQQLMIQNSDAATFNVEDTNNLLRSLAADGMFGFIRGPENKGKELVFCYRGSRAQFFTLSQASMVYVNDSGNIVNTDQGVSGFCRTGANNANFFTSERRAVMTQVSVSFTNSVSSTPFQDSVRGTDEELSKIQKTDRVIVNTTSLMPTLTSADTDDIDDCLDSHISNSSTNGVANCLSDLNVPFTTHVTEYTLGQAFL
- a CDS encoding prepilin-type N-terminal cleavage/methylation domain-containing protein; the encoded protein is MKIQKGFTLIELMIALALGLIVVAAAAMLFLTGVKSSQVQQGMADLQDNANFGLNYITQDLRLANLDTVEAAMNDALLHGGVVLSQSNLPTGIRANVNATLLSRSNGDAVGSDDEWTGASNVTQNSDQLVIQYKPAQTGGFDCEGREITTVDRMIIQRYFLRADANAGAGEANPLALACDAGNYSDTNLARYGDAGEIIMKRVDHFRVLLNVSNAVGNRRYIGIHEYMALTGTKPRILGVSLGVLARSGQSTGQDVSTAQNNAFVVLDQNVTIGANGNPQGFIRQVVTQEVAIRNALGERD
- the ispH gene encoding 4-hydroxy-3-methylbut-2-enyl diphosphate reductase; translation: MEIVLANPRGFCAGVDRAIAIVNRALECFNPPIYVRHEVVHNKFVVDDLRQRGAIFVDELDEVPDDNIVIFSAHGVSKAVQIEAERRGLKVFDATCPLVTKVHIEVTKYAREGVEAILIGHEGHPEVEGTMGQYDLKNGGAIYLVEDEQDVAELQVHHPERVAFVTQTTLSIDDTAKVIDALRAKFPEIQGPRKDDICYATQNRQDAVRDLATQCDVVLVVGSPNSSNSNRLRELAERMGKAAYLVDNADELQQAWFENIAKVGVTAGASAPEILIKQVIQRLQDWGATPPQELAGTEENITFSLPKELRIAVTQA
- the pilV gene encoding type IV pilus modification protein PilV, whose protein sequence is MITIKKQAGVGLIEVLVALLILAVGVLGFVALQYRAIEASSEGANRVQAINLARDLAEKIRVNREQLGAYATAVAGNATNITNPNCYTAFCTPTQMARFDAALTNLSAQRVGMTVNMFTCPEVSNGRRCIYVAWGDTAATNADGLNNCTTAGAYRDESTCVVMEAY
- a CDS encoding GspH/FimT family pseudopilin, producing the protein MQNKHKGFTLIELMVTIAIMAIIAMMAAPSFGDMLQRQNLNKSTKELVATLNQARAKAALERREITVELLSADENTDDTLNWMPVGKSSLKSGRATEIVFMPTGLVRDPAANQIIATDTSFEICDASSDPKYSRVVTISKMGTIQQIVEGDCS